The Novipirellula aureliae sequence AAGAATCTCAATCTCAACGGTTTTGACCATGCGAAGTTGTTCAGGTTGCAAACTCGCCAAGTGGTTGCTGATGATTTCCGGAATCATCGGTATTACTCGATCGGGCAAATAGACACTCGTCGCCCGATTGCGAGCTTCGGTATCAAGCTCGCTACCCTCGGGAATAAATGAACTGACGTCGGCGATATGGACCCACAACCGCCACCGTCCCTGTTCTCGCTCGAGCGAGATCGCATCATCAAAATCGCGAGCGTCAAACGGATCGATCGTGATCGTCAACAGCTCGGTCAAATCCTTGCGTTCCTCGGGGACCGAGCAGTCGTTGAAAGCATCCGCTTGTGCCCGAGCTTCATTGAGCACCTTTTCAGGAAACGCATCGGGCAAACCGTATTGCCGCATGACTAGCAGCGTATCGATTTCTGGGTTCGTGCTACTGCCGAGACGTTCCAAGATAACCGCTTCGCCACCACGCCCATCGTCGTCAGGGAACTCGACCATTTCGACGAATACTTTATCATTCTCGGTCAACGGTAAACCACGGACGTCGCCAACCGAGACCGGTTGCTTGTACGGAGTTCCGTCAAGCATGACCGAGGCGTTCCCATTGATCATTCGAAAGGTGCCAGTGAATTGACGGCGAGCGCGTGCGAGAATCTCGACGACAACCGCTTCATCACCACTACCTTTGCGGCTCGGACGGACCCGAACCTCGACTTGGTCACCTTCAAGTGCCCCCATGGTTGAGCCAGGCGGCACAAATAAGTGCTCGGCAACTTCGTTTTCGTTTTCATGATCGCCGGGACGAACGAAGCCAAAACCACCGCCCATCGCTCGGCGAAACGTGCCGCGAACGAGGTCGGGTTGCCCTTCAAAAGCCCCGGCCGGAATGACCAAATGGTTCGACCCGTAGACCACACGCCCCTCTAAAACCAATTGCTTCACGACTCGGCGCAGCTCTTTGGTTTCGTCGGCATCGAGTTTTAATTCCGTCGCAATCTGCTTCGGTTTACTCGGTCGATAATTGGGCATGCTTAGGTGACGGAGCAGCCGATCCGTTATTTCAGGTGATACATTCATAAAGAGAAGATACACGAAAGCATGACCATTTGTCGCCCCAATAAAGAGAATATAGTCATCACAGACCGTTTATTCCCTCCCAACGCCTGGTATCACGAGCTCCGACTACTTCAGCATGAAGCCGTTAATCGACCAGCCATCAGCCTCGGAACGTGTGAAGTTCCCACCATTAGGCAGATACTTTTCGATCTGGCTGATCGGCGGAAGTTTTGCAGAATCGAGATCTTCCGGAGACACCCCTTCTTCTTCCTTGAACAGACGCCGAATCACGGTTGCCAAAATAGAGTCACTTTCGCGAAGTTTGCCTTGGCGGAACAACTCGTACTTTGCTCGGATGCCCAATTTTGATCGACCGATACGGTCCATCGCAACTTGATCGGCTTCTAAAGACTGCATCGCTGACAATACGTCCTGCACCTCGGGCAACTGCGCAAAGCCCCCGGGGACGCCATTTTGAACGCGTTTCGCCGTCTCGACCAGCAATTCAGGATGACTCGAAAACATTAGATACGCATGCGACGACCCTTTCGCTTGAGGAATCATGCCGATTGCCCAATGGTCAAGCAGCGGATCGATTTCTTCCACCTCTTCTTCCTCAAAGCCAAGATCACCAAAAATCTCGGCTTCAAAATCATCGTTGCCTTCGCCTCGTTCGACTTGCCAAAGTTCGATTCCAGGCACCACCTCCATCTTGCTAGCATCCGGTTCGACTTCCATCGCTTTGCGGATCGCTTCTTGGATCGCATCGGGGTTCGTCACTTGAATTGCGATGAGCAACCGTTCCGATTGCACGTCAGCGGGCAGCGTGTTATCGGCAACCACAAGCACCTCTTCGCCAAGAGCAGGCAGAACATTGTTCAAAATATCAATTTGCGGGCCGTCGGCATCTTCTCGAATTCCGTCTAGGGTTGGTTTAAAGATGGTATCGCCGAGTGCGTCATCGACCAACGTTTCGGCTGCCAAGAAGGCCTCTTCGATCTTCAATCGAATGCGGCCAACACTGGCGGTATCCTCGCTGATCCAAACGGGCAAATCGCCAAGATCGCCGTTGGGAAACTGCAGCATTTTCGCTGCTTTTTCATACTTGCTCGGCAACTCGGTTGTTGGTGGTGCTAGCACATAGCCTCGGTGTAGCACGTCATACTTCTTACCCGCAATCGTGGCGATCCCTCCCGCAGCACGGATGGCGTCGAAGCCTTGTCGTTCCAGCAAACTCAAAATATCAATCTGCGTTCCCCGGTCGACCTCGAAGGCTTCGCGAAGGATCCGCCCCATTTGGAATGGATGAGCAAACCACTCGACCGCTACCGTGCTGCCGCCCTCGGTAAACGGTTGTAGCATGGCCCGGCTGGAACGCGTCAAAACGTCCCGAAAATCAGCCAAATCGCCGATCGGTTGACCAGACATTTCCCCATTGGCCGCGTCGATCAAATCGAAAACGACCGTATCACGGTCCGCTGCAATGATTCGTGCATCATCAAGTGTGATAGCAACCTGTTCGATTTTGATTTGGCCAGGCTTTGGTTTGACCGTATAGACACGAACGTTCTGTCCAGCGTGCTCCACATCGCTACGGGTTGCTCCGCCTGCTTTCAAATCGGCATCAAGCGTTGCCATCGCGTCATCGGCCTCTTTGCGTTTCCCACGAATATCGGCGATCACGACCAATGAAAAGGGACGACGCTTGTCCTTTTCGAACGGCAACCATGCCGCGACCGCTTCACCCGACGCAATGTAATACAAATCATCGGGTTTGAGGCCAACGCGGTTATCCATCGAATCGAGATAACTCGTTACGCGGTCGCGTTGTGCTTCGATAAATGGCTGCATGGCAGGGTCCTGCATCAGCTCGCCAAAATGCGTTTTTCGCCAAGCTTTGCAAAAATCGGGGACGCTCGGCATGCGGATCAATCCAGCAACCGTGTCGGGCAGGATGCGAATCGCAGGCAAATAGGCGACATCCTCCGCTGCGTCCTCCGCGACATCCTCCGCTGCGTCCTCCGCGACGTCCTCCGCTGCGTCCGCTTCCGGTTCGGTTTCCTGAGCAACTTCTTGGGCTGCTTCCTGCGTTTCCAGCGTTTCCTGCTGGACAACCGCAATTTCCTCCTGCGCAGCCACGGGCGTCCTAGCAGCCATACCGGCCGCTAAAACGATCGCAACGGCAAATATCAGCTTGGCCGACGCGACGCAATGGAAGGGAAGGGAAGGTTCGTTCGATCTGTAGCTGAGGGAGCGGTTCATGCAGAGTCCGATAGTGAAGTGTTCGCGGGCCCAATAGGAATTGGCCGATCCGATTTTAGAGGTCGATTAACGAATTGGCCATGACATGATAGGCTACCAACTCGATTAGCGGTATGTTATCGAACCCGGTTCACCCGTGAAACGCCAAGAAACCAATTTAGAATGCCTGAAACGACTTTCCGACCTTATCAAAACCCCTTAATTGAGCGGTACGCATCCTCCGAAATGGCCCATTTATGGGGTCCTGAGCGACGAATCGCCACATGGCGACAACTCTGGATCGCTTTAGCCGAGAGTGAACAAATGCTAGGGCTGCCCGTTTCGGATCTCCAAATTGAGCAGCTACGTCGATTCCAGTCCGATTTAAATCTCGACGTCGCGGCAGAATTCGAGCGGATTCGTCGTCATGACGTGATGGCGCATGTCGAAGCCTACGGCGAACAATGCCCCGATGCCAAACCGATCATCCATTTGGGTGCGACCAGTTGCTTCGTGACGGACAATGCCGATCTGATTCTCATTCGTGACGGCCTTCGCTTGGTCGCCCGCCGCTTGGCATCGACCATTCTGTGCATGAGCGATTTTGCAAAAGAGCAACGAGCCCTCCCTTGCCTGGGCTTCACCCACCTGCAACCCGCACAACCGACGACGGTCGGAAAACGATGCTGTCTATGGATCTACGATCTCGTTTTGGATCTTCATGAAATTGAACACCGGATCGACACGCTATGTGCTCGAAGCGCCAAAGGAACGACAGGCACGCAGGCCAGTTTTCTACAATTGTTCGGCGGCGACCACGACAAGGTAAGAAAACTCGAAACGCTGATCTCTGAAAAAATTGGCTTCGGCAAAACGTATGCGGTTACTGGACAAACCTATCCGCGAAAAGTCGACAGCCAATTGCTTGACGCATTGTCGGGGATCGCACAAAGTTTACACAAAACGGCAACCGACTTGAGGCTATTGGCGAACCGCAAAGAGCTCGAGGAACCATTCGAAGAAAAACAGATCGGCAGTTCGGCGATGGCTTACAAACGCAACCCGATGCGAAGCGAGCGTATTTGTGCGTTAACTCGTTTCGTGATGAGTTTGCAGAGCAGCCCCGCGATGACAGCGGCGACCCAGTGGATGGAACGGACCCTCGACGACAGTGCGAATCGGCGATTGGTGATCCCACAAGCTTTCTTAGCGATCGACGCATCGCTGGTGCTGATGCAAAACGTTTCCGATGGATTGGTGGTTTACCCCAAAACGATTGCCAAGAACTTGGCGGCGGAACTTCCGTTCATGGCGACAGAAAACATTATGATGAAGGCAGTCGCCGCGGGTGGTGATCGGCAAGAGCTGCACGAGCGAATTCGCGTCCATAGCGTCGAGGCGGCTCGCCGAGTCAAGGCAGAGGGTGAAGCGAACGATTTGATGGATCGCTTGCGTGCGGACGACGCCTTTGCGAAAGTCGATCTTGAGGCGGCCACCAATCCACTCGACTTTGTCGGTCGTGCCCCCGAACAGGTCGACGAATTTATCGCCGAACACATCGATCCAATCCGAAACCGCTACCAAGACCAAGACGATTTGAGTGTTGAGGTCACGGTTTAGGGGTTGGAGTCCAGGCATGACAACTCGTCATTCGCCCTCGCGTTTGGGTTCGTGCGTTTCAAAGGTGGTGCGGCGACTTTGCTTGGCTTTCGTAACCGATGCGACCGCGCGTTCATGCAACACGCGTTGCGATTGGAAAGGTACTGCCTTCTTCGTGGCAGGAACAATCCGCTCGTACATTCCCGTCGGCAACATCCGCCAACAATTCGTGTTGTCTTTGAAATAAGTTTTTAGCGTTGAAAGAAGTTTGTCACGGCATGCTTGCTCGATCACCGGAACCATTAACTCGACGCGTCGATCCAGGTTTCTCGGCATCCAATCGGCACTACTGATAAACAATTCATCGTCACCACCATGCCGAAAATAGATAATTCGAGCATGTTCCAAAAAGCGATCCACGATGGAAATCACTTCGATCGAATCACTCAAACCCTTCACGCCTGGTCTTAGACAGCAGATCCCTCGGACGTTCAATCGAATGCGAACCCCTACCTGGCTAGCCCGATACAACGCATCGATGACTTCGGTATCGACAAGCGAATTGATTTTGGCAGTGATCTCGGCCTTCTGGCCTTCTTGACATCGCCGGGTTTCCGCTTCAATTAAGTTCAGCAAACGTTTGCGTAGCGTCATCGGTGCAGCAGCAAGCAGTTGCAACTGCTGCGGTTGACTTGCACCTGTTACCGCATTGAAAAAAGTGGTCGCATCGGCGCCGAGGGTATCGTTGCAGGTCAAAAGCGATACATCGCTATAAATCTTTGCGGTCGATTCGTTGTAGTTCCCCGTGCCAAAGTGCATGTAGCGGACGATTCCCTGCGGTTCACGGCGGACGATGATGCACACCTTTGCGTGCGTTTTCAGTCCGCGAATCCCGTAAATGACCTGTACCCCTGCCTGTTCCATCTCACGAGCCCATTCGATATTCCGGGCTTCATCAAAGCGAGCTTTTAGCTCGACAATCACCGACACGTATTTTCCTCGCTCGGCAGCTCGCATCAGCGCCGAGACGATAGGACTCTTGCCGCTCGTCCGATACAAAACCTGTTTGATCGCCAATACATCCGGGTCAACGGCGGCCTCTTCGATCAAACGCACGATCGGATCGAAACGTTCGTAGGGATGAATGAGCAGCAAGTCGCCTTTCGCAATCGTAGAAAACATTGGTTCGGCTGGGTCGATGTCAATGTTCGCTTGAGGCAACCAAGGTGTTTCGCGGAGCGAATCAAAACCTTCAAGCCCGTGCAGCGTGAATAGATAACCAAGGTCCAAGGGACCATCAACCTTGTACAAATCTTGATTGGTAAGCTGCATCATTTCGGATAGGAACGCCACCGAATGATCACTGGCGTTGGCACCGTATTCGAGCCTGACCACTCGCGACAGGCGGCGGCTCTCGAGCACGTCTTCCATGCCGTCGACCAAGTCCATCGCACCATCTTCTTGCAACTCGATGTCCGCATTTCGAGTGATCCGAAACGCAACGCACTCCATCACTTCACGACCTGGAAAAAAATCCTCGACGTAGTGGCAAACCAAATCTTCAAGCAAAACGTACCCGTGCCCTTTTTCAGTTGGCACCGGGATCATGCGTGGGACCGTACGTCCAAGCGGGATGACAGCGTACTGCCAAGCATCGCCATCTTCCAATTCTTCGGTTTTGCCGGGTTGTGATACCGCTCGAAGCCGAACGCAAAGGTTTATCGCTAACCCTTGTAACAGTGGGAAGGGTCGATCGTGCGTGATCGCTTGCGGTGACAAGACGGCTGACACATCGCTCTCGAACCGTCGCTGGGCCACTTCGCGCGCCCGATCGTGACAATCATCCAAGTCGACTCGGCAAACCCCAGCCTCAGCGAGCCGTGGCTCGAGGTCCTCTCGCAAGAGCGTGTATTGGCGGTCGACAAACTCTTTGCAACGACTTGATACCGCATTGACTTGCTGCGACACCGTCAATCCTGCGGCATCCCGGACCATCGCATTTCGTGCAAATTGCAATTGCAATCCACCCATCCGGACCATGACGAATTCGTCTAAATTGGATCCCGTAATGGCCAAAAACTTTGCCCGCTCCAAAAGCGGGAGCGAATCATCAGCGGCCTGGTCTAAGACACGTTCATTGAACGCCAACCAAGCCAATTCTCGGTTAAGAAACCGATCATCCGGTAGGGGGAGATCAAACGGCAGGGCTTTCTTTTTGGCAGCGGAGCTTTTTTTGGGCACAGGAATGCTTGGGGGTTCGTTTTTGGTGGAAGCGAATTGCCTTGCTGTCGAGGCGTCGTGAGCGTTAATTGTCGATTGGCTCTTCGATTACCGCAACGGGTGAAACGGCTTCGGAGTCTTGCCCGAGCAAAATTCCGATCGCTTTGGGATAAAAGTCCTTGCCGTAATTCAATTCTCCACCTTGATGCCCGACGAAGCCAACCATTGCCGCTAAAACAACGAGCCCGAGCTTCCAAGCCCCCATCAGCTTCCCGCTGTCTTTCCAAAATCCAATGGCCGCGACGATCATCAAAATAGCAGAGCCCGATGCGACGGCGACGCCGCTCCAGCGATGCCAAAACAGTTCGGAATCAAAGTCGATTTTTGACCAACCTCCATAACCCTGTTCACTTGCAAAGGACCATCCCATCAAGGTCGCAACGATCGCCGAAGCGCCGCCGAGAATTAAGCACATTGTGGGGATCTGAGTCCCGACCGCAGGCCATTTGATCCCCAACACCACGAACAACGCTCCGACAAGCAATAACGCGATCGGAAAATGAACGGTGGCCGGATGCAGGTATCCTTGGAAAGACCAGACGCGACCAAGAAAGCTTTTCGGTGCTGCTGCTGCGACCACCTCTGGAACGATCGCCACTTCGGTCGCCCCCACAACGGCGCCGGATGGCCAATTCGCCCCCTCATCGATCCACGTTCGAATCAGCGACAATTCACTGGTCGACAGCGGGCCACCATGCGATGGTGGCGGCATCATCATGTCTTCATCGTCGCTCGTCATGTAGTCGACAAACAAAGAACTCCCTAACGCGTCTTCAGGCTCTAAGTAATCTAGCAAGATGTCGGCTTCGTCGACGCGAAAATCATTCTTTGCGTCGTCTGGCCCGTGGCATTCCAAACAATGTCCCGCGAAGATTGGCGCAATATCACGCTCAAAATCAATCAAACGGCCTGATTCATCAAGAATCGTCGGCGATTCGACCGTGTCAGCAGCAACCAGCGATGGCGATACAAGAAAGAAGAGAACGACGAATAATGGCAGGACAAGTTTTGGTAGGTGATGCACAGAAAAACCTCGTGTCGTTTAAGGTGGGGATTGGAAGGGTACAGACAGGTAGTTTGTCGTAGCGAATGCTTCAGGTAATTTGTAGTGGATCTTGTTAAAGATCCTCGTCGCACAGGATCTTTAACAAGATCCACTACAAATCATGAAATCAAGACGGTGTTTGCCATTTGTTTGGTTGCCGATGCCGGGTCTCCCGTTGATCGAATCCAGTCTACCTTACTGCGACTCCGTCGAATGCTCGGGTCAGTCCAAGTATTTTCAACTCACTTTTGACGGTTTCTTTGGTCGGTGTTTCAATCGTTTCGGCAACCTCGTCGGCTAACAACTGGGCGAACACAGCTCGAGCTTCCAGCAAACGCTCATCGATCGTCTTCAGCTCCATTTCGATCCCCCGTTCTTCTCGCAGTCGCTCTTTCAGCGATTGGTTTTCTTTCTTGGATGCCGTCGTCGCACAGTGCAAGACCGAGTAGAGTGGTTTCTTAGGATATTGATGCTCTTTTCTTTCAAGCGACCGCCATGCTCTCTCAAGCAACCCCGTCCGCCATAGAGACAACCATTGCTCGTTGTCATTCTTGATGGCATCGATTTTGGCTGTCAGCTTTTCGGTCGGTTCCGATTCATCCAACTTTGCTTTGGCCGTCGAACGGATTGCTCGAATCAAAAAATCTCGTAGCCGCCCCTTTTTGTTTTCGCCGAAACCCGCGGAAACGAGGTGAGCAATCAACAATCTCAAACAATCGTCGGCAACATCCGACGACCCGAGTATCGTCACCAACATCTTGCGAACCGTAAGTGAATAGCGCAGCACAAAGCCCGCCGCACTACTGGCGTTCGTCCACGGATTTGAAGATCGAACCAGATGCACCGAGGTGGTTCGGTCTGCTGTTTGTGTCGTATCGTCTGACATAAAAACTAGTTTAACCACAACTTTCACGCAAAGTGACTAGAGGCAAGCGAAGAAATCCCGTTATCGCGACAAAAAACGAACAGAACGCTAAAATCACGCTCCGCCATCTTGCCAAGTCACAACGATATCCGCATCCTTGATGCCTTGGCGCATGCCACCTCCGACCGTTCCTATTCGAATTTCCTATCCATACGAGCTGATCCCAGTGAATCTCATCCCAACGAATCGCAAGCCTATTTCGGAATTGACCGATGGACAGCAAGTCGAGCAGTCCTTCCGCGCGGCCGACAAACAACTTCGCGTCAACCGGCAAGGCGGCAAGTATATCATCCTGAAACTGACCGATCGATCGGGCACAATGTCAGGGATGCTCTGGAACGCCGATGAACGGATTTACGATTCGTTTGATCGCGGCGATTACGTCCACTGTATCGGACGCACCCAAATCCATAATGGAGCACTGCAAATGATCGTCACGGAGGTCCAGCGAATGGATTCCTCCGAAGTCGATCTAGCCGACTTCGAACGCTTCGATGCCGGCCAAGCTCAGCAACAAAAATCGCGTTTAACGGAATTGCTTACAGAAATCTCCAACCCGCATCTCAAACAACTCGGTGACGCGTTCCTCCAAGATACCACCTTGATGGCGCGGCTCGAACTTGGGGCCGCTGCCGTGACCAACCATCATGCGTATCCCGGTGGTCTACTTCGACACACCGTTGATTTGATGGAGTTGGTCCATTTGTTCGCACCACGCTACCCCCGTATCGATGCCGACCTTTTGCTGTTCGGTGCATTCCTTCACGACCTCGGCAAACTCGAAGAGCTCTCGTCCGATGGCGAAGCGACCTATACCGATCGCGGCCAACTGGTCGGCCATATCGTCATCGGAGTGCAATTGCTGGATGAAAAAATTCGCGAGCTCGAAAAGGGAGGACAACCATTCCCGCCCGAGCTACGGTTGCAACTGGAGCACCTCATCGTCAGCCATCATGGACATTACGAATTCGGTAGCCCAAAGTTGCCCGTCACGCTGGAAGCCTTAGCTCTGCATCATCTCGACAACCTAGACGCCAAGCTTGACTCGTTCACCAGTATCATGGATTCCGATGTCGCAGCCGATGGCAATTGGACCAATTACAATCCATCGATTGGTCGCAAACTTTGGAAATCACGCGAGGCCTAAAAGCAATGACGATACCTGATCCACGACCTGCCGTCGTTCTTTTGTCGGGCGGCCTCGATAGTGCCACTTGTTTAGCGATTGCCGCTAGCGAAGGTTTTACGCCTCATGCGATTAGCTTTCGATACGGACAACGACATACTTTTGAACTCGATCGTGCCATGATGCTGGCAAGATCGATGGGCGCTGCATCGCATCGAATTGTCGACATCAATTTGTCCCAATTCGGCGGCTCGGCCTTAACCGACTCCGCGATCGCTGTTCCAAAACATGACTCGGTTGACGACTTGGGCGAGGTGATTCCCGTTACCTACGTGCCTGCTCGTAATACGGTCTTTCTGTCGCTTGCCTTGGCGTTGGCCGAAACCCTAAACGCCACCGACATCTTTATCGGCGTCAATGCACTCGACTACAGCGGCTACCCTGATTGCCGACCCGAATTTATCGCAGCCTTTGAAAAGATGGCGAATTTGGCGACACGCGCAGGAGTCGAAGGCCATCGCTTATCCATTCATACGCCCCTGATCGATCTAAGCAAATCGCAAATCATCGCACGAGGCCTTGCCCTCGGAGTCGATTACTCCCAGACGCTGTCATGCTACGACCCCGACAACAACGCTCGGCCGTGCGGCCACTGCGATGCTTGCTTGCTTCGCCAAAAAGGATTTCAAGAAAACGGGATGAGTGATCCAGGGGCGTAGGATCGAAGACAAAGCCAAAACCTAAAGCGAGTCAAGCGAGCGAGTCAAGCGGGCGAGTCAAGCGGGCGAGTCAAGCGGGCGAGTCAAGCGAGCGAGTCATTGAACAAAAAAGCTGTAGGCCTGATCACGATGCCTTCCTAAAAGCGTATCGTAGGCAAGAATCGGCTTCCGAGACGACAGCCCGGTAAGTAACATCAAGAAAGATGCAACATGATATTCACGAAACGCAAATAGCTTCCCTTGAAACGCCCACGAGTACGCTGATCCCTCCTAATGCTTTGTCACAACGAAGAATTAAGAGAAGAATCTTTCGTGGCTGTGGCTTCCAGTCGCAGCTTACTGGGGCAAGATGCCCCAGCCACGCTTTTGCCAAGCCTAAATTCAAGCGGTGACAAAAACCCTAGGTCAATCCATTGCTAGTCAACACCAACGAGAACCGACGCAACCTGCGGACGTGCTGGACCCTTGCGATCGTTGGCGTTTTGATCGTCGCCCTGTTCGCTTGGCTGTCACCGTGGATTTTGATTTTGGTTCCTGTACCGCCCTTGGTAGCATACTGGCTCCGATATCGCACCGCACGGCGGTATCGCGTGCTCCAAAATCCTTTCCCGAAGGATCGTGAGGCGATTCTGAATTCACATGTCAGCTATTACCGGGCACTTGACTTAGCCGGCAAAAAGCGGTTCCGTGACCTGATGACGGTCTTCTTGGACGAAGTTCGTATTACGGGGATTCGCACCGATGTCGATGAGACAACGCGGACATTGGTGGCCGCCAGCGCTGTGATTCCCATCTTTGCTTTCGAAGACTGGGAATACTCAACCCTCGGCGAGGTGCTGATCTATCCTGGATCGTTCGATGGTGAGTACCAAACGGACGAAGCAACGGGTGCGAACATCCTGGGGATGGTCGGTACAAATCACCTCAGCGGAGTGATGATCTTGTCCAAGCCATCTCTATTAGCTGGCTTTGCGAACGACAGCGACAAACGCAATGTGGGGATTCACGAGTTCGCACATCTGGTCGACAAGCAAGATGGTGACATCGACGGAACACCACCAGGGGTTTCTGCGGACATCTACGCCCCGTGGGTCAAATGGGTCGGCGAAGAACTGAAGCGGAAAGCTGGCAATGACGAGCACATCGATGACTACGCCTACACCAACGAAGCAGAGTACTTTGCCGTATTGTCCGAGTACTTCTTCGAGTCGCCAGCGATTCTCGAAAAGAAAGATCCACGTTTGTACGACTTGATGAGAAAGATGTATCGCCAAAACACCAAACGCTTATTCGCCGGTCGCCCCAAGCGACGCAAACGGGTGGGCCGCAACGATCCGTGTCCATGCGGCAGTGGTGAAAAATTCAAACGCTGCTGCCGCCGCAATCGCTAAGGCATTCCTCTGCTCCCTCGAACGTCTGCCAGTATATCGTGTGCCGATCGGACCGCGCCCACGTGCCTTGAAACGCGCGGCCCGAATGCATGCCGCTGCATCAAGCATATTAGCGAGTATCGGTACTTGAAAGATCTGGCTTCAAAGTGGGATCGCCAGGTACGCTTTTGTGAGGGGATTGAGGGCATCTCCTATTCGTTTCCGCATTCGTCAAATACGCCAACGGCGTTAGACAACCTAGTCCGCACGTTCGTGCACTGCGAGCGAAGCGTAGCAAACCGCAACCTTGGGTAGGGGGCTGCACGAAGCAATTTTCAGGTAAACAGCAAGTCTTGAGCACACCAGACTCAGCCTACCTCTGGCATCGCGGAAGTGAGAAGTGAATTGCGAAGCAAGTTTGCAAATTGGCTCGGATGGGCTTTAAAACAAGATATCCTCATCATCGTCGTCATCTTCTCGGTCGGGATGCATCGGATCATCCGAATCGAAGAACAGATCGGCTAATCC is a genomic window containing:
- a CDS encoding membrane or secreted protein — translated: MNRSLSYRSNEPSLPFHCVASAKLIFAVAIVLAAGMAARTPVAAQEEIAVVQQETLETQEAAQEVAQETEPEADAAEDVAEDAAEDVAEDAAEDVAYLPAIRILPDTVAGLIRMPSVPDFCKAWRKTHFGELMQDPAMQPFIEAQRDRVTSYLDSMDNRVGLKPDDLYYIASGEAVAAWLPFEKDKRRPFSLVVIADIRGKRKEADDAMATLDADLKAGGATRSDVEHAGQNVRVYTVKPKPGQIKIEQVAITLDDARIIAADRDTVVFDLIDAANGEMSGQPIGDLADFRDVLTRSSRAMLQPFTEGGSTVAVEWFAHPFQMGRILREAFEVDRGTQIDILSLLERQGFDAIRAAGGIATIAGKKYDVLHRGYVLAPPTTELPSKYEKAAKMLQFPNGDLGDLPVWISEDTASVGRIRLKIEEAFLAAETLVDDALGDTIFKPTLDGIREDADGPQIDILNNVLPALGEEVLVVADNTLPADVQSERLLIAIQVTNPDAIQEAIRKAMEVEPDASKMEVVPGIELWQVERGEGNDDFEAEIFGDLGFEEEEVEEIDPLLDHWAIGMIPQAKGSSHAYLMFSSHPELLVETAKRVQNGVPGGFAQLPEVQDVLSAMQSLEADQVAMDRIGRSKLGIRAKYELFRQGKLRESDSILATVIRRLFKEEEGVSPEDLDSAKLPPISQIEKYLPNGGNFTRSEADGWSINGFMLK
- the purB gene encoding adenylosuccinate lyase, yielding MPETTFRPYQNPLIERYASSEMAHLWGPERRIATWRQLWIALAESEQMLGLPVSDLQIEQLRRFQSDLNLDVAAEFERIRRHDVMAHVEAYGEQCPDAKPIIHLGATSCFVTDNADLILIRDGLRLVARRLASTILCMSDFAKEQRALPCLGFTHLQPAQPTTVGKRCCLWIYDLVLDLHEIEHRIDTLCARSAKGTTGTQASFLQLFGGDHDKVRKLETLISEKIGFGKTYAVTGQTYPRKVDSQLLDALSGIAQSLHKTATDLRLLANRKELEEPFEEKQIGSSAMAYKRNPMRSERICALTRFVMSLQSSPAMTAATQWMERTLDDSANRRLVIPQAFLAIDASLVLMQNVSDGLVVYPKTIAKNLAAELPFMATENIMMKAVAAGGDRQELHERIRVHSVEAARRVKAEGEANDLMDRLRADDAFAKVDLEAATNPLDFVGRAPEQVDEFIAEHIDPIRNRYQDQDDLSVEVTV
- the ppk1 gene encoding polyphosphate kinase 1, which produces MPKKSSAAKKKALPFDLPLPDDRFLNRELAWLAFNERVLDQAADDSLPLLERAKFLAITGSNLDEFVMVRMGGLQLQFARNAMVRDAAGLTVSQQVNAVSSRCKEFVDRQYTLLREDLEPRLAEAGVCRVDLDDCHDRAREVAQRRFESDVSAVLSPQAITHDRPFPLLQGLAINLCVRLRAVSQPGKTEELEDGDAWQYAVIPLGRTVPRMIPVPTEKGHGYVLLEDLVCHYVEDFFPGREVMECVAFRITRNADIELQEDGAMDLVDGMEDVLESRRLSRVVRLEYGANASDHSVAFLSEMMQLTNQDLYKVDGPLDLGYLFTLHGLEGFDSLRETPWLPQANIDIDPAEPMFSTIAKGDLLLIHPYERFDPIVRLIEEAAVDPDVLAIKQVLYRTSGKSPIVSALMRAAERGKYVSVIVELKARFDEARNIEWAREMEQAGVQVIYGIRGLKTHAKVCIIVRREPQGIVRYMHFGTGNYNESTAKIYSDVSLLTCNDTLGADATTFFNAVTGASQPQQLQLLAAAPMTLRKRLLNLIEAETRRCQEGQKAEITAKINSLVDTEVIDALYRASQVGVRIRLNVRGICCLRPGVKGLSDSIEVISIVDRFLEHARIIYFRHGGDDELFISSADWMPRNLDRRVELMVPVIEQACRDKLLSTLKTYFKDNTNCWRMLPTGMYERIVPATKKAVPFQSQRVLHERAVASVTKAKQSRRTTFETHEPKREGE
- a CDS encoding c-type cytochrome domain-containing protein, whose protein sequence is MHHLPKLVLPLFVVLFFLVSPSLVAADTVESPTILDESGRLIDFERDIAPIFAGHCLECHGPDDAKNDFRVDEADILLDYLEPEDALGSSLFVDYMTSDDEDMMMPPPSHGGPLSTSELSLIRTWIDEGANWPSGAVVGATEVAIVPEVVAAAAPKSFLGRVWSFQGYLHPATVHFPIALLLVGALFVVLGIKWPAVGTQIPTMCLILGGASAIVATLMGWSFASEQGYGGWSKIDFDSELFWHRWSGVAVASGSAILMIVAAIGFWKDSGKLMGAWKLGLVVLAAMVGFVGHQGGELNYGKDFYPKAIGILLGQDSEAVSPVAVIEEPIDN
- a CDS encoding 3'-5' exoribonuclease YhaM family protein, whose amino-acid sequence is MNLIPTNRKPISELTDGQQVEQSFRAADKQLRVNRQGGKYIILKLTDRSGTMSGMLWNADERIYDSFDRGDYVHCIGRTQIHNGALQMIVTEVQRMDSSEVDLADFERFDAGQAQQQKSRLTELLTEISNPHLKQLGDAFLQDTTLMARLELGAAAVTNHHAYPGGLLRHTVDLMELVHLFAPRYPRIDADLLLFGAFLHDLGKLEELSSDGEATYTDRGQLVGHIVIGVQLLDEKIRELEKGGQPFPPELRLQLEHLIVSHHGHYEFGSPKLPVTLEALALHHLDNLDAKLDSFTSIMDSDVAADGNWTNYNPSIGRKLWKSREA
- the queC gene encoding 7-cyano-7-deazaguanine synthase QueC, yielding MTIPDPRPAVVLLSGGLDSATCLAIAASEGFTPHAISFRYGQRHTFELDRAMMLARSMGAASHRIVDINLSQFGGSALTDSAIAVPKHDSVDDLGEVIPVTYVPARNTVFLSLALALAETLNATDIFIGVNALDYSGYPDCRPEFIAAFEKMANLATRAGVEGHRLSIHTPLIDLSKSQIIARGLALGVDYSQTLSCYDPDNNARPCGHCDACLLRQKGFQENGMSDPGA